One stretch of Amycolatopsis sp. 195334CR DNA includes these proteins:
- a CDS encoding nucleotidyltransferase domain-containing protein: MSAESGCAVIGVPFVGGRFRGLSNLPSITPATAVIIGGVDLTRMPWNPVTPAEVHRLFEAFPAPWWLAGGYAIELFVGRSFREHADIDVLLLRRDHLLAQQALPGWEWWAADPPGHLRPWRVGEVLPDAVHDIWCRPGPGEPWRLQLMVDNSDGPDWIARPDPSLRRPITSLGWPTPDGLPVLAPEIQLYYKSRNVRSKDVVDFDAALPLLTSEQRRWLVHAIADDHPWLDRLSKA; this comes from the coding sequence GTGAGCGCGGAGAGCGGATGCGCGGTCATCGGCGTTCCCTTCGTCGGTGGTCGCTTCCGGGGCCTGTCGAATCTACCGTCGATCACACCCGCCACCGCTGTCATCATCGGCGGCGTGGATTTGACCCGAATGCCATGGAATCCGGTGACGCCCGCCGAAGTGCACCGGCTCTTCGAGGCCTTTCCGGCACCGTGGTGGCTCGCGGGCGGCTACGCGATCGAGCTGTTCGTGGGTCGTTCATTTCGTGAACACGCCGACATCGACGTGCTCCTGCTCCGCCGCGACCACCTCCTCGCGCAGCAAGCGCTGCCCGGTTGGGAATGGTGGGCGGCTGACCCACCGGGCCACCTCCGGCCGTGGCGAGTGGGCGAAGTGCTCCCGGACGCCGTCCATGACATCTGGTGCCGCCCGGGCCCCGGCGAACCGTGGCGCCTGCAGCTCATGGTCGATAATTCCGACGGCCCCGACTGGATCGCCCGACCGGATCCCTCGTTGCGTCGGCCGATCACCTCGCTGGGCTGGCCCACCCCGGACGGCCTCCCGGTGCTCGCGCCGGAAATCCAGCTCTACTACAAGTCGCGGAACGTCCGCTCCAAGGACGTCGTCGATTTCGACGCCGCGCTGCCCCTGCTCACCAGCGAGCAGCGGCGCTGGCTCGTCCACGCGATCGCCGACGACCACCCTTGGCTTGACCGACTGTCTAAGGCCTAG
- the ligD gene encoding non-homologous end-joining DNA ligase, giving the protein MNKRAKNDRLAKYQSMRDFTRTAEPAGDGKVEPDGNRFVVQRHRARRRHYDVRLEIDGVLVSWAVPKGPTLDPKARRMAVHVEDHPIEYADFEGVIPAGEYGGGDVIVWDRGTWEPVDTDDPLQAIENGNLHFNLYGEKLHGLFVLIRPRRAESEKDQWFMLHKQDEYAQPGWDAEDHPKSVKTGRTNDEVAAKPDALWRSDLPAAEAEVRMGTAQWEPPTEDEMAALEELGAKGTWELAGRSLNLTNLDKVLVPGRDGEEPLTKRDLIRYYTLIAPTMLPYLAGRPLNTHRFPNGVEKPGFWHKEVPGHAPKWLKRWHHEQAEAGDVEYYLVPDSLPAMAWLANYGAIELHAWTSRIPDVEHPTWALFDIDPGPETSFDDLLVLARLHRTALSHLGLEGRAKITGQRGIQVWVPVEPRYTFAETRAWTETVSKTIGRTVPDLVSWKWTKDKRKGLARLDYTQNVINKTLVAPYSIRPKPGAPVSVPIEWDELDDPDLTPDRWTVRTLFDRLKDVGDPFAALLGVEQRLPKL; this is encoded by the coding sequence GTGAACAAGCGCGCGAAGAACGATCGGCTGGCCAAGTACCAGTCGATGCGCGACTTCACGCGCACCGCCGAACCCGCCGGTGACGGCAAGGTCGAACCGGACGGCAACCGCTTCGTGGTGCAGCGGCACCGCGCCCGCCGCCGCCACTACGACGTCCGGCTGGAGATCGACGGGGTGCTGGTCAGCTGGGCGGTGCCCAAGGGGCCGACGCTCGACCCCAAGGCGCGCCGCATGGCCGTGCACGTCGAGGATCACCCGATCGAGTACGCCGATTTCGAGGGCGTGATCCCGGCGGGCGAGTACGGCGGCGGCGACGTGATCGTCTGGGACCGTGGCACCTGGGAGCCGGTCGACACCGACGACCCGCTGCAGGCCATCGAGAACGGCAACCTCCACTTCAACCTCTACGGCGAAAAACTGCACGGCCTCTTCGTGCTGATCCGCCCGCGTCGCGCGGAGTCCGAGAAGGACCAGTGGTTCATGCTGCACAAGCAGGATGAGTACGCGCAGCCGGGTTGGGACGCCGAAGACCACCCGAAGTCGGTGAAAACCGGCCGCACGAACGACGAGGTCGCGGCCAAGCCCGATGCGTTGTGGCGCAGCGACCTGCCGGCCGCTGAGGCTGAAGTGCGGATGGGCACCGCGCAATGGGAGCCGCCCACCGAGGACGAGATGGCCGCACTCGAGGAACTGGGCGCGAAAGGAACCTGGGAACTAGCCGGCCGGTCCCTCAACCTGACCAATCTGGACAAGGTCCTGGTGCCGGGTCGCGACGGCGAGGAGCCACTGACCAAACGCGACCTCATCCGCTACTACACGTTGATCGCGCCGACGATGCTGCCGTACCTGGCCGGTCGTCCGCTGAACACGCACCGCTTCCCGAACGGCGTCGAAAAACCGGGGTTCTGGCACAAGGAAGTACCCGGCCACGCGCCGAAGTGGCTCAAGCGCTGGCACCACGAACAGGCCGAGGCCGGTGACGTGGAGTACTACCTGGTGCCGGACAGCTTGCCCGCGATGGCCTGGCTCGCGAACTACGGCGCGATCGAGCTGCACGCGTGGACGTCGCGGATCCCGGATGTCGAACACCCGACCTGGGCCTTGTTCGACATCGACCCGGGCCCGGAGACCTCGTTCGACGACCTGCTGGTGCTCGCCCGCCTGCATCGCACCGCGTTGTCGCACCTGGGGCTCGAAGGTCGCGCGAAGATCACCGGGCAGCGCGGCATCCAGGTGTGGGTGCCGGTCGAACCGCGCTACACCTTCGCCGAGACCCGCGCCTGGACCGAAACCGTGTCGAAGACGATCGGCCGGACCGTGCCCGACCTGGTCAGCTGGAAGTGGACCAAGGACAAGCGCAAGGGCCTGGCGCGCCTGGACTACACGCAGAACGTGATCAACAAAACCCTGGTCGCGCCGTACAGCATCCGGCCGAAGCCGGGCGCCCCGGTGTCGGTGCCGATCGAATGGGACGAACTGGACGACCCGGACCTGACCCCGGACCGCTGGACCGTGCGCACCTTGTTCGACCGCCTGAAGGACGTCGGCGATCCGTTCGCCGCGCTGCTCGGGGTCGAGCAACGCCTGCCCAAGCTGTAG
- a CDS encoding TetR/AcrR family transcriptional regulator: MVRLSRAELQEHNRAKVLRAAREEFAERGFREAKVDAIAERAELTRGAVYSNFPGKRALYFAVLAELAEQADAPPHAKPGRDLREALGALARTWVTRLPIADVGAPKTARLGVDLVSEVGSDEQLRRPFAQLMKLDGLLLGLAMERLQPPERPPGAPPRRLVRVAESVLTTLHGASRLAAAAPGFVEPFDVVSACEQLADLDLNDWWAAPSTPSTSREMSEPWAPQEVVDLVRGEAVSLDDGVVMVVGLHRLAAVEHAVRSSDGVTAVLVTSSPDELMPLARLTIAELASCVRSAFPAATWPPLRVVCDAPGTLAAAAGVHTIDDETEAAVRIEGGRIVARADGSGAGHAVASTLGKVAN; the protein is encoded by the coding sequence ATGGTCCGGCTCAGCAGGGCGGAGCTGCAGGAGCACAACCGGGCAAAGGTGCTCAGGGCCGCGCGCGAGGAGTTCGCCGAGCGCGGTTTCCGCGAGGCGAAGGTCGACGCGATCGCCGAACGTGCCGAGCTGACCCGTGGCGCGGTCTACTCGAACTTCCCTGGCAAGCGCGCGTTGTACTTCGCCGTGCTGGCGGAACTGGCCGAACAGGCGGACGCTCCCCCGCACGCCAAGCCCGGACGGGATTTGCGCGAAGCGCTCGGTGCGCTCGCACGCACATGGGTGACCCGGTTGCCCATCGCGGATGTCGGTGCGCCGAAGACGGCCAGGCTCGGCGTGGACCTCGTGTCCGAAGTCGGCTCCGACGAGCAGCTTCGGCGGCCGTTCGCGCAGTTGATGAAGCTCGACGGGTTGCTGCTGGGTCTGGCGATGGAGCGGTTGCAGCCGCCGGAGCGGCCACCGGGCGCACCGCCGCGCCGACTGGTCCGGGTCGCCGAGTCGGTTCTGACGACGCTGCACGGCGCGAGCCGGCTGGCGGCAGCCGCGCCGGGCTTCGTCGAACCGTTCGACGTGGTCAGCGCCTGTGAACAGCTCGCGGATCTCGACCTCAACGACTGGTGGGCGGCGCCGTCGACGCCGTCGACGAGTCGCGAGATGAGCGAGCCGTGGGCGCCTCAGGAGGTGGTCGACCTGGTGCGCGGTGAGGCCGTGTCCCTCGACGATGGCGTCGTGATGGTTGTCGGGCTGCATCGGTTGGCGGCGGTGGAGCACGCCGTTCGTTCAAGCGACGGGGTGACCGCGGTGCTGGTCACGAGCTCGCCGGACGAACTGATGCCACTGGCCCGGTTGACCATCGCCGAGCTCGCGAGCTGTGTGCGTTCCGCTTTCCCGGCGGCGACCTGGCCTCCCCTGCGGGTCGTCTGCGACGCACCGGGAACTCTCGCCGCGGCGGCGGGCGTGCACACGATCGACGACGAGACGGAGGCTGCGGTCCGTATCGAGGGCGGGCGGATCGTCGCCCGCGCCGACGGCTCCGGGGCCGGTCACGCCGTCGCGAGCACACTCGGCAAGGTTGCAAACTGA
- a CDS encoding sigma factor-like helix-turn-helix DNA-binding protein, which translates to MDDGTTPAAAFEMHHAHLRAVAHRLLGSPGEADAAMREARARLERAGVGDPEHLGNWLTAVVARVCIDLLRGHKSDVEQTHEALLADSIGLALVVALDELTSAERLAFVLRDLFAMPYDEIAPIVDRSPAVTRHLTERARSLVRGAALDF; encoded by the coding sequence GTGGACGATGGCACGACCCCGGCGGCGGCGTTCGAAATGCACCACGCTCACCTGCGAGCGGTCGCCCACCGTCTGCTCGGCTCGCCGGGCGAAGCGGACGCCGCGATGCGAGAAGCGCGAGCGCGACTGGAACGCGCGGGAGTCGGCGATCCCGAGCACCTCGGCAACTGGCTGACCGCGGTGGTTGCGCGGGTGTGTATCGACCTGCTGCGCGGGCACAAGTCCGACGTCGAACAAACGCACGAGGCCCTGCTCGCCGATTCCATCGGGCTTGCGCTGGTGGTCGCACTGGACGAGCTGACCTCGGCCGAGCGGCTGGCATTCGTGCTGCGCGACCTGTTCGCGATGCCGTACGACGAGATCGCGCCGATCGTGGACCGCTCCCCCGCCGTCACGCGCCACCTCACCGAGCGCGCCCGAAGCCTCGTGCGGGGTGCGGCGCTCGATTTTTGA
- a CDS encoding alanine racemase gives MGTPYLALDRAKLEANIRRLRHRLGDTTLRPHVKTAKSVEVARLLFDGGTGPITVSTLAEAEAFADAGFTDILYAVGFSPDKLDRVRALRERGVDLVVLVDSVDQVVPGIPALIEVDCDGHRGGIVPGDPAALEIARALGADLRGVLTHAGESYFADSPAALAAAAEQERLAAVAVAVELCDAGHEVPVVSVGSTPTAHFAEDLTGVTEVRAGNFVFFDLVMAGIGVCQIDDLALSVVTTVIGHRRDKGWILTDGGWMATSRDRGTERQRVDQRYGLVANFDGKLYPDVLMTDASQEHGILALRPGSPEPLPDLPIGTQVRILPIHACATAAQHDQYHLSDGELWQRIRGW, from the coding sequence ATGGGCACCCCGTACCTCGCGCTCGACCGAGCCAAGCTCGAAGCCAACATCCGCCGGCTGCGCCACCGCCTCGGCGACACCACGCTGCGCCCGCACGTGAAAACCGCGAAGTCGGTCGAGGTCGCGCGCCTGCTCTTCGACGGCGGCACGGGCCCGATCACCGTCTCCACCCTCGCCGAAGCCGAGGCCTTCGCCGACGCGGGCTTCACCGACATCCTCTACGCCGTCGGTTTTTCGCCCGACAAGCTCGACCGCGTGCGCGCGCTGCGCGAACGCGGCGTTGACCTCGTCGTTTTGGTCGACAGCGTGGACCAGGTCGTGCCCGGCATCCCCGCCCTGATCGAGGTCGACTGCGACGGCCACCGCGGTGGCATCGTCCCCGGCGACCCGGCCGCGCTGGAGATCGCCCGCGCACTCGGCGCCGACCTGCGGGGCGTACTCACTCACGCCGGCGAGTCCTACTTCGCTGACAGCCCGGCCGCGCTCGCTGCCGCCGCCGAGCAGGAACGCCTGGCCGCCGTCGCGGTCGCCGTCGAATTGTGCGACGCCGGGCACGAGGTCCCGGTGGTGAGCGTCGGCTCGACGCCGACCGCGCACTTCGCCGAGGACCTCACCGGCGTGACCGAGGTCCGCGCGGGAAACTTCGTCTTCTTCGACCTGGTGATGGCCGGAATCGGCGTCTGCCAGATCGACGACCTCGCTCTCAGCGTGGTCACCACGGTGATCGGCCACCGCCGCGACAAGGGCTGGATCCTGACCGACGGCGGCTGGATGGCGACCTCACGCGATCGCGGCACCGAACGGCAGCGCGTCGACCAGCGCTACGGCCTCGTCGCGAATTTCGACGGCAAGCTGTACCCCGACGTGCTGATGACCGACGCCAGCCAGGAACACGGCATTCTCGCGCTCCGGCCGGGCAGCCCAGAACCACTCCCCGACCTGCCGATCGGCACCCAGGTTCGCATCCTGCCGATCCACGCGTGCGCCACCGCCGCCCAGCACGACCAGTACCACCTGTCCGATGGTGAACTATGGCAACGGATCCGCGGCTGGTAG
- a CDS encoding DUF3140 domain-containing protein, giving the protein MEAEMPSFDDELWNEFHRVVNMTSRELDDWLRTDDAGPEGEALPDQAGRALGRQVLAVLRKRRVDLDNDDERVMRKVVDRVHAERRDDLEPTPGQAAWRHKLMSIGHDPLKPART; this is encoded by the coding sequence ATGGAGGCCGAGATGCCGTCCTTCGACGACGAATTGTGGAACGAGTTCCACCGCGTGGTGAACATGACCTCCCGCGAGTTGGACGATTGGCTGCGCACGGACGACGCCGGGCCCGAAGGTGAGGCGCTGCCGGACCAGGCGGGACGCGCGCTGGGCAGGCAGGTGCTCGCGGTCCTGCGCAAGCGGCGCGTCGATCTCGACAACGACGATGAGCGCGTGATGCGCAAGGTCGTCGATCGGGTGCACGCGGAGCGCCGCGATGACCTGGAGCCCACGCCGGGTCAGGCCGCTTGGCGGCACAAGCTGATGTCCATCGGGCACGACCCGCTCAAGCCGGCGCGCACCTGA
- a CDS encoding serine hydrolase, with translation MIRAELYARSRPGFAGLVVHDRQTGAAWRNANSDTLIWACSTPKLAMVVDLLLRDDAGAVDLTDEDRALMHAMLNTSDNDAAHTLWNRYGGEDFATRFPSYGMTDMRFTDEHPHHWGWILTTANDLDRLMNFVLEKMPAEHRDYLVEEMRAVDANQQWGVWGAGPAAKPGNKNGWSDDNDDGSWLVNTVGFVGPDERYTVAVMNNTQVVEGGFETGVETTTRINQILFDGYFG, from the coding sequence GTGCACGACCGCCAGACCGGCGCCGCCTGGCGCAACGCCAACTCCGACACGCTGATCTGGGCCTGCTCCACCCCGAAACTGGCGATGGTGGTCGACCTCCTCCTGCGCGACGACGCGGGCGCCGTCGATTTGACCGACGAGGACCGCGCGCTCATGCACGCGATGCTCAACACCAGCGACAACGACGCTGCGCACACCCTGTGGAACCGCTACGGCGGCGAGGACTTCGCCACCCGCTTCCCGTCCTACGGCATGACCGACATGCGCTTCACCGACGAGCACCCGCACCACTGGGGCTGGATCCTGACCACCGCCAACGACCTCGACCGCCTGATGAACTTCGTGCTGGAGAAGATGCCCGCCGAGCACCGCGACTACCTCGTCGAAGAAATGCGCGCGGTGGACGCGAACCAGCAGTGGGGCGTGTGGGGCGCGGGCCCGGCCGCCAAACCGGGCAACAAGAACGGCTGGTCCGACGACAACGACGACGGCTCGTGGCTGGTCAACACGGTCGGCTTCGTCGGCCCGGACGAGCGCTACACGGTGGCCGTCATGAACAACACCCAGGTCGTCGAGGGTGGTTTCGAGACCGGCGTCGAAACCACCACCCGCATCAACCAGATCCTGTTCGACGGCTACTTCGGCTAG
- a CDS encoding LLM class F420-dependent oxidoreductase, with product MRHGIVLFTSDRGIAPAAAAKAAEAAGFDTFYVPEHTHIPVKREAPHPGTGGAALPDDRYLRTLDPWVALATAASVTTRIRLATAVALPVESDPITLAKTIASLDHLSGGRVTLGAGFGWNVDELADHGVPGAKRRTVLREYLEAMRALWTDDEASYAGEYVSFGASWAWPKPIQSHIPVLVGAGGNERTFRWIAKSADGWLTTPGDVEIDDQVALLRQIWREAGRAGEPEVAALSGKPDPERIAHLASIGVTELIFGLPDREPDEVTAWLGRLAGKLGIG from the coding sequence GTGAGACACGGGATCGTGCTGTTCACCAGCGACCGGGGCATCGCGCCCGCCGCCGCGGCCAAGGCCGCCGAGGCAGCGGGTTTCGACACGTTCTACGTACCCGAGCACACCCACATCCCGGTCAAGCGGGAAGCACCGCATCCGGGCACCGGCGGCGCGGCACTGCCGGACGACCGGTACCTGCGCACGCTCGATCCGTGGGTGGCGCTGGCGACCGCCGCTTCGGTGACCACCCGCATCCGGCTCGCGACCGCGGTGGCGCTGCCCGTGGAGAGCGATCCGATCACGCTCGCGAAGACGATCGCCAGCCTGGACCACCTGTCCGGCGGACGGGTCACGCTCGGCGCCGGGTTCGGCTGGAACGTCGACGAACTCGCCGACCACGGGGTGCCGGGGGCGAAACGGCGGACGGTGCTGCGGGAGTACCTCGAAGCGATGCGCGCGCTGTGGACCGATGACGAAGCCAGTTACGCCGGGGAGTACGTCTCGTTCGGTGCGAGCTGGGCGTGGCCGAAACCGATCCAGTCGCACATCCCGGTGCTGGTAGGCGCCGGGGGCAACGAGCGGACGTTCCGCTGGATCGCGAAATCGGCCGACGGCTGGCTGACCACACCCGGCGACGTCGAAATCGACGACCAGGTGGCGTTGTTGCGGCAGATCTGGCGCGAGGCCGGTCGGGCCGGCGAACCGGAGGTCGCCGCGTTGAGCGGCAAGCCCGATCCCGAGCGGATCGCGCACCTCGCCTCGATCGGCGTCACCGAACTGATCTTCGGACTGCCGGACCGTGAACCCGACGAGGTCACCGCCTGGCTCGGCCGGTTGGCCGGCAAGCTCGGCATCGGCTGA
- a CDS encoding ABC transporter ATP-binding protein — protein sequence MTLHADFRVDRDGGFRLDLRLAVAPGEVVALLGPNGAGKTTALRAFAGLLPISEGSLRLDDRAWDEPPREFVLAEHRPIGVVFQDYLLFNHLSALENVAFGLRARGTDRAKARRLAAEWLDKVGLDAHHNVRPRSLSGGQAQRVALARALVTDPELLLLDEPLAALDAGTRLHIRAELGRHLADYPGRTLLVTHDPLDAMVLADRLVIIENGRVVQEGAPADVARRPRTDYIAQLVGLNLHRGKAAGTTVALDAGGELTVAEPADGAVHVAFSPSAISLHLDRPTGSPRNTWPVTVLGLEQHAHTIRVHLDGEPAVHADITPAVVAELRIVPGARLWAALKATEIQTYSA from the coding sequence GTGACCCTGCACGCCGATTTCCGGGTCGATCGGGACGGTGGGTTCCGCCTCGATCTGCGGTTGGCTGTCGCACCTGGCGAAGTGGTCGCCCTGCTCGGACCCAACGGCGCGGGCAAGACCACGGCGTTGCGGGCGTTCGCCGGACTGTTGCCGATCAGCGAGGGATCGCTGCGTTTGGACGATCGTGCCTGGGATGAACCTCCCCGGGAGTTCGTCCTGGCCGAGCACCGGCCGATCGGCGTCGTTTTCCAGGACTACCTGCTGTTCAACCACCTGTCCGCGCTGGAGAACGTCGCGTTCGGGCTTCGCGCGCGCGGCACCGACCGCGCGAAGGCACGACGCCTCGCAGCCGAATGGCTCGACAAGGTCGGCCTCGACGCGCACCACAACGTCCGGCCGAGGTCGCTGTCGGGCGGGCAGGCTCAGCGGGTCGCGCTCGCGCGGGCGCTGGTCACCGATCCCGAGCTGCTGCTGCTGGACGAACCACTCGCCGCGCTCGATGCCGGTACGCGGCTCCACATCCGCGCCGAACTGGGCCGCCACCTCGCGGACTACCCGGGACGTACCCTGCTCGTCACCCACGACCCCCTCGACGCGATGGTGCTGGCCGACCGGCTGGTGATCATCGAGAACGGCCGGGTGGTGCAGGAAGGCGCGCCTGCCGACGTGGCGCGGCGGCCGCGCACCGACTACATCGCCCAGCTGGTCGGGCTGAACCTGCACCGGGGTAAGGCCGCCGGCACCACCGTCGCACTCGATGCCGGTGGTGAACTCACCGTCGCCGAACCCGCCGACGGCGCCGTGCACGTGGCCTTCTCCCCCTCCGCCATCAGCCTGCACCTCGACCGGCCGACCGGCAGTCCCCGCAACACCTGGCCGGTCACCGTGCTGGGCCTGGAACAGCACGCGCACACGATCCGCGTCCACCTCGACGGGGAACCCGCCGTGCACGCCGACATCACCCCCGCGGTGGTCGCCGAGCTGCGGATCGTGCCGGGTGCCAGGCTGTGGGCAGCGTTGAAGGCCACGGAAATCCAGACCTACTCGGCGTGA
- a CDS encoding primary-amine oxidase: MTAHPLSALTADEINDVRRVLTDAGHIGADTRFAYVGLDEPDKREAAPERRARVLLLDLGTGVANDARVSLTTEAVEVVPIDAALGQLPILDEEFGIIGPILNDSPEWLAALEKRGVDPKSVIFAPLSAGNYGYPDEVGKRLLRVLAFRQDFPEDHCWAHPVDGLCAYVDVIGRKLHKLIDYREFEVPAESGNYTDPELAGPPLEGLKPIEIRQPEGPSFRFDGDELHWANWSLRVGFDTREGLVLRKLAFGGRSIVERASIAEMVVPYADPSPVRFWQNYFDTGEYLFGRYTNSLKLGCDCLGEITYLDVTVADELGNPRVIENAICVHEEDFGTLWKHTDLFTGIAETRRQRRLVISFFTTVGNYDYGFYWYLYLDGTIECEVKLTGFLFTSAYPEEGSDYATQVAPGLGAPYHQHLFCARLDMAVDGGANAVDEIDVVARPMDEANEYGNAFTIQTTRLTSETARDAAPNRVWRVVNPDKVNRMGEPVGYTLSVQQSPTLLADPRSVIAARAGFATKHLWVTRYAPGERYAAGDFVNQSPGGDGLPAYTAAGRDIDGEDIVLWHTFGPTHVPRLEDWPIMPVDHAKFTLKPTGFFDRNPALNVP, encoded by the coding sequence ATGACCGCGCATCCGCTCTCCGCGCTCACCGCCGACGAAATCAACGACGTGCGGCGGGTGCTCACCGATGCCGGGCACATCGGCGCCGACACCCGGTTCGCCTACGTCGGCCTGGACGAACCCGACAAGCGCGAGGCCGCACCGGAACGGCGGGCCCGGGTGTTGCTGCTCGACCTCGGAACGGGAGTGGCGAACGACGCGCGCGTTTCGTTGACGACCGAAGCGGTGGAGGTCGTCCCGATCGACGCGGCGCTCGGGCAGTTGCCGATCCTCGACGAGGAGTTCGGCATCATCGGGCCGATCCTCAACGACTCACCCGAATGGCTGGCGGCACTGGAAAAACGCGGGGTCGATCCGAAGTCGGTGATCTTCGCGCCGTTGTCGGCAGGCAACTACGGTTATCCGGACGAGGTCGGCAAACGCCTGTTGCGCGTGCTCGCCTTCCGCCAGGACTTCCCCGAGGACCACTGCTGGGCGCACCCGGTCGACGGGCTGTGTGCCTATGTCGACGTGATCGGCCGCAAACTGCACAAGCTGATCGACTACCGCGAATTCGAGGTACCGGCGGAATCCGGGAACTACACCGACCCCGAACTGGCCGGCCCGCCGCTCGAAGGGCTCAAGCCCATCGAGATCCGGCAGCCGGAAGGGCCGTCCTTCCGGTTCGACGGCGACGAACTGCATTGGGCCAACTGGTCGCTGCGCGTCGGTTTCGACACCCGCGAAGGGCTGGTTCTGCGCAAGCTCGCGTTCGGCGGACGGTCGATCGTCGAACGCGCGTCCATCGCCGAAATGGTGGTGCCCTACGCCGACCCGTCGCCGGTCCGGTTCTGGCAGAACTACTTCGACACCGGCGAGTACCTGTTCGGGCGGTACACGAACTCGCTGAAGCTGGGCTGCGACTGCCTCGGCGAAATCACCTACCTCGACGTGACCGTCGCCGACGAACTCGGCAATCCGCGCGTCATCGAAAACGCCATCTGCGTGCACGAGGAGGACTTCGGCACGCTCTGGAAGCACACCGACCTGTTCACCGGGATCGCCGAGACCCGCAGACAGCGCCGCCTGGTGATCAGCTTCTTCACCACCGTCGGAAATTACGACTACGGCTTCTACTGGTACCTCTACCTCGACGGCACCATCGAGTGCGAAGTCAAGCTCACCGGGTTCCTGTTCACCTCGGCCTATCCCGAGGAGGGCTCCGACTACGCCACGCAGGTCGCGCCCGGCCTCGGCGCGCCGTACCACCAGCACCTGTTCTGCGCGAGGCTCGACATGGCCGTCGACGGTGGAGCGAACGCCGTCGACGAAATCGACGTGGTGGCGCGGCCGATGGACGAGGCGAACGAGTACGGCAACGCGTTCACCATCCAGACCACCCGGTTGACCAGCGAAACGGCCCGCGACGCCGCGCCGAACCGGGTCTGGCGCGTGGTCAACCCGGACAAGGTGAACCGGATGGGCGAGCCCGTCGGGTACACGCTTTCGGTGCAGCAGTCGCCGACGCTGCTGGCCGATCCGCGGTCGGTGATCGCGGCCAGGGCCGGGTTCGCCACGAAGCACCTGTGGGTCACCCGGTACGCGCCGGGCGAGCGCTACGCGGCCGGCGATTTCGTGAACCAGAGCCCCGGCGGTGACGGGCTGCCCGCCTACACCGCCGCCGGGCGTGACATCGACGGCGAGGACATCGTGCTGTGGCACACCTTCGGCCCGACGCACGTGCCGCGGTTGGAGGACTGGCCGATCATGCCGGTCGACCACGCGAAGTTCACCCTCAAGCCGACCGGGTTCTTCGACCGCAACCCGGCGCTGAACGTGCCCTAG